A segment of the Aridibaculum aurantiacum genome:
GTTCGAATGGGTGTCGTCATCACCTAAGTATACTTTTCTTGATAGCCTTCAGCAAATACGCGCAGCTATAGATGACACCTCCATTACCCCCAATGGTGTTATGACCTACTATACCAACACCATTTTCAGGGTCAACACACTCAACATAATTACCGGCGGAAACATCACCTATCTAAATCCGGTGAATGCAGACCTGATGAGCCAGAAGTTGATGATGGAAATGATCACTTACCTGGGTATCGTTCGGGCTTCTATTTATTATTCATTGTATACAAAATACCAGGATCCTGCTATTATTGACCAGGTGAGATCTATTTACCTGATCTATAATAGTTACATCCGCGAGATACAGGATAAAGGATCACCGGCAGCCAATGCTGCACTAACAAAATTGTTATCTACAGGAGAGCCTGCTGCTATTAGTGCTTATATAGAAAACGGTATCCAGAACCAGCGGCTCGATACGACGTGGGATGCAGAAAAATGGTGGACAACATCAGCAAAGGCAGTAGACCAATTAAAACATTTACAACGTGAGCTGTTGAACAATGTAAGCAATGGCATCCTGCATATTTATGAAACTGAAAAGACAAATCGTGACAGGAGCGTCCTGTTCCTTATTTTAAGTATAGCTGCTGTTTTAGGTATTGTGTCTTATACAATCACTACCATCACTAAAACATTGAATGAACTGAATGTCGCTGCAAAGAAAATAGCAACCGGGGCTACAGGTATTCAACTGGATGTTGCGTCGCGTGATGTTATTGCCAGCCTTGCTGATTCAATTGTATACATAGATAAGAATAATCAAAAGCTTGCAGTGGCAGCCGACGCTATAGGCAGTGGCAATTTTGATGTAGAGGTGGTTGCCCGCAGCAGCGAAGATATTCTCGGCAATGCTGTATTGCACATGAAGAACGACCTGCAGATGTATCACAAAGAGAATGAACAAAAGCTTTGGGTACATGAAGGTATTGCTGCGGTCAATGATGCCATACGTGGGCAGAAGACTGTGCAGGTACTCTCTGCAGATGTGCTGAATGCGCTGGTTTCTTTTATAGGCGCAGAAGTAGGGCTAATGTATACTGCCTATGAAAAGCACCTGCAGTTTGCAGCAGCTTATGCAGTGTCCGATACCACTTTTATCCCGTCGCAAATTGGTTATGGAGAAACACTCATTGGCCAGGTTGCGCAAAACAAGCAGCTGATGCAGTTGAAGAATATTCCAACTGACTTTATCAAAATAAGAACGGGTACAGGTGAAGCTATGCCTACCAATATTTTGCTGGTACCACTGGTGCACAACGATGTATTGGAAGCTGTTGTTGAGATAGGTTGCCTGCAAGAAACAGCTGATAAAACCATTGCTTTCCTAGAGCAAGTAATACCAGCCATAGCATTAGCCATACAAGGTGCAAAGAGCCGCGCCAGGTTGCAGGAATTGTTCGAGCAGGTACAGTCGCAGGCTGAAGAGCTGCAGGCTCAGCACAGGGACCTGGAGAACATCAATGCTGAATTGGAAACGCATACAGAGCGCCTGCAGGCATCGGAAGAGGAACTAAAAGTACAGCAGGAGGAATTGTTGCAGGCCAACCAGGAGCTGGAGGAAAGATCAAGGCTATTGGAAGAACGCAATCAATTAATCGTTGAGAAAAACATTGAGATACAGCAGAAGGCAGAAGAGCTGGAGCTGAGTTCAAAATACAAATCGGAGTTCCTGGCAAATATGTCGCATGAGCTTCGTACGCCACTAAACTCGGTGCTGTTGTTATCGCGCCTGCTGGCTGAGAACAATGATCATAATCTTTCTGCAGAACAGGTAGAGTATGCAAGGGTGATACAGTCTAGCGGAAATGGATTGCTGTCGCTGATAGATGAGATACTTGATCTATCTAAAATAGAAGCCGGCAAAATGGAGCTGGAATACCAGCCGGTATTGGTGCAGGAAATCGTGCAGGATATACGTTCTTTGTTTGCACCGCTAGCCAAAGAAAAAGGGCTTGATTTCAATGTCCATGTAGAGCCACAACTACCTTCTACCATAGAAACAGACAAGCAGCGCCTGGAGCAGGTGCTGAAAAACCTGTTATCAAACGCGCTTAAGTTTACCACCCAAGGCTCTGTTAGCTTTTCTGTTTCTACCCTCAAAGACAACCATGCATTTATCTGCTTTTCGGTAAAAGACACAGGGATTGGTATTCCTAAAGAAAAGCATGCGCTCATCTTTGAAGCGTTTCAGCAAGCCGATGGATCTACACGCAGAAAATTTGGTGGTACCGGCCTTGGACTTTCCATTAGCCGCGAACTAACAAGGCTCTTAGGCGGAGAAATTAAGTTGGCAAGTGAGCCGGGTAAGGGAACTGAATTCACCATTTATATTCCAATAGAAAAAGTGGCAGCGGCAGCACTCGGTGAAACAGAGTCTGAGGATGATGAGAAGCAAGCTTCAGTACAGGCACCTGTGTTCAGGAAAGGCTTCAGGGTGGAAAGAATTCCAGAGGCTTTACCCGATGATCGTGCGCATGTTTCACCAAGCGAGAAGACGCTGTTGATAATAGAAGATGATACAGCTTTTGCGAAAGCGCTGGTAGAATATACGCGGCAGAAAGGTTATAAAGCCCTGGTAGCTGTAAGGGGCGATGAAGGAATAGAGCTGGCGCAAAAGTACAAGCCAATGGGCATCTTGCTCGATATACAATTGCCTGTGAAAGATGGTTGGGAAGTGATGGAAGAATTGAAATCAAATCCAATCACGCGTCATATCCCGGTGCACATGATGTCTTCGCTCGAGGCTAAAAAAGAGAGCCTGGTGAAAGGTGCAGTTGATTTCATCAACAAGCCTGTTGCGTTTGAGCAGATGCAGGATGTGTTCAAGAAAATTGAGCATGTGCTGACCAAGGATCCTAAGAAAGTGCTGATACTGGAGGAGAATAAAAAGCATGCAAAAGCACTGGCATATTTCCTTGAAACATTTAATGTGAATACTGAAATATCGGCCAGTATAGATGAAGGTGTAGATGTACTGCAGCGCGAAGGAGTGGATTGCGTAATTCTTGATATGGGTGTGCCTGATCATGCTTCGTACCAAACACTGGAGCAGGTGAAGAAGACGCCTGGACTTGAGAATTTGCCTATCATCATTTTCACAGGCAGGAACGTATCAAAGCCAGAGGAAATGCGCATCAAGCAATATGCAGATTCTATAGTGCTTAAGACGGCGCAGTCGTACCAGCGTATCATTGATGAAGTGTCGCTGTTCCTGCACCTGGTAGAAGAGTCAAAGAATGATAGCGGCGCAGGTAAATACAAACGCTTAGGTGCATTGAACGAGGTGCTGGCAGGTAAAAAGATACTTGTGACAGATGACGATGTGAGGAATATCTTCTCCCTTACAAAAGCATTGGAGATCCACAACATGGAAGTGTATACTGCGGTAGATGGTCGCGAGGCGCTGAAACGACTGGAAGAACATCCTGATATGAATGTAGTGCTGATGGATATAATGATGCCTGAAATGGATGGCTACGAGGCCATGAGGAAGATACGTGCCCAGAAAGCATTTCAACATTTACCCATAATAGCTGTAACTGCTAAAGCAATGACCGGCGACAGGGAAAAATGCATACAGGCCGGCGCTTCCGATTACATTTCTAAACCCGTAGATATTGACCAGCTGACATCGTTGTTACGTGTATGGTTATACGATAAAAGTATTTGACATGGAAGGTGATAAACTACTCATCATAGATGATGATCCTCGGAACATTTTTGCGCTGCAGGCGGTACTGAAGGCACGAGGTTTTCCTGTGGTGTCAGCATCATCAGCAATGGAAGGCATTAAAATTTTACAGGAACAATCCGGGTTCAAAGTTGTTCTGTTAGACATGATGATGCCTGAGATGGATGGTTACGAAGCCATTGGTGAAATAAAAAAGCTGGAGCATTCAAGTGTTATCAAGATTATAGCTGTAACAGCGCAGGCCATGGTGGGTGACCGCGAAAAATGTTTGGCAGCAGGAGCCGATGGTTATGTTTCCAAACCGATAGATGTAGATGTATTGTTGAACCTGGTGCAATAGAAAAAGTAAAACGATGATCAAGGATGAGGAGGTAGGAATTTTATTAAATGACTTGCTTAATAAATATGGCTACGATTTTACCGAGTATTCGCAGGCCTCGCTGAAGCGACGGATCAACCGTTTGTT
Coding sequences within it:
- a CDS encoding response regulator; protein product: MNKMFKRISLTGKLMLIAIFPILLLVFFAIQIYKEKSERLEILNNYIERIEQSAAISNVVDVLQVERRLSFGYSISRSWRTEMLMERKKTDEAIQKMVQFEWVSSSPKYTFLDSLQQIRAAIDDTSITPNGVMTYYTNTIFRVNTLNIITGGNITYLNPVNADLMSQKLMMEMITYLGIVRASIYYSLYTKYQDPAIIDQVRSIYLIYNSYIREIQDKGSPAANAALTKLLSTGEPAAISAYIENGIQNQRLDTTWDAEKWWTTSAKAVDQLKHLQRELLNNVSNGILHIYETEKTNRDRSVLFLILSIAAVLGIVSYTITTITKTLNELNVAAKKIATGATGIQLDVASRDVIASLADSIVYIDKNNQKLAVAADAIGSGNFDVEVVARSSEDILGNAVLHMKNDLQMYHKENEQKLWVHEGIAAVNDAIRGQKTVQVLSADVLNALVSFIGAEVGLMYTAYEKHLQFAAAYAVSDTTFIPSQIGYGETLIGQVAQNKQLMQLKNIPTDFIKIRTGTGEAMPTNILLVPLVHNDVLEAVVEIGCLQETADKTIAFLEQVIPAIALAIQGAKSRARLQELFEQVQSQAEELQAQHRDLENINAELETHTERLQASEEELKVQQEELLQANQELEERSRLLEERNQLIVEKNIEIQQKAEELELSSKYKSEFLANMSHELRTPLNSVLLLSRLLAENNDHNLSAEQVEYARVIQSSGNGLLSLIDEILDLSKIEAGKMELEYQPVLVQEIVQDIRSLFAPLAKEKGLDFNVHVEPQLPSTIETDKQRLEQVLKNLLSNALKFTTQGSVSFSVSTLKDNHAFICFSVKDTGIGIPKEKHALIFEAFQQADGSTRRKFGGTGLGLSISRELTRLLGGEIKLASEPGKGTEFTIYIPIEKVAAAALGETESEDDEKQASVQAPVFRKGFRVERIPEALPDDRAHVSPSEKTLLIIEDDTAFAKALVEYTRQKGYKALVAVRGDEGIELAQKYKPMGILLDIQLPVKDGWEVMEELKSNPITRHIPVHMMSSLEAKKESLVKGAVDFINKPVAFEQMQDVFKKIEHVLTKDPKKVLILEENKKHAKALAYFLETFNVNTEISASIDEGVDVLQREGVDCVILDMGVPDHASYQTLEQVKKTPGLENLPIIIFTGRNVSKPEEMRIKQYADSIVLKTAQSYQRIIDEVSLFLHLVEESKNDSGAGKYKRLGALNEVLAGKKILVTDDDVRNIFSLTKALEIHNMEVYTAVDGREALKRLEEHPDMNVVLMDIMMPEMDGYEAMRKIRAQKAFQHLPIIAVTAKAMTGDREKCIQAGASDYISKPVDIDQLTSLLRVWLYDKSI
- a CDS encoding response regulator, which gives rise to MEGDKLLIIDDDPRNIFALQAVLKARGFPVVSASSAMEGIKILQEQSGFKVVLLDMMMPEMDGYEAIGEIKKLEHSSVIKIIAVTAQAMVGDREKCLAAGADGYVSKPIDVDVLLNLVQ